The window CTGAAGAAGATAGCGTCTACGGCATTTATATTGACAATCCTGCTCAAGTTTTGGTTGATATCGGCTATGCAAACTCCAGTCGGTATATGGTCGGGACTCGCTTCGGCGATCTCGACTATTACTGCTTCCTGGGCTATACAGCGGCTGATATTGTGTCAGGCTTTACTTCACTTGTCGGTCGTTCTCGCCTGAAACCCCGCTACGCTTTGGGATACCACCAAGGATGCTACGGATATGAAGATCGGAAGGCGCTTGAATGGGTCGTTCAGAAGTATTGGGATTACGGCATACCACTCGATGGTCTTCATGTAGATGTGGACGTACAAAATAATTATCAAACCTTCACAATTGACACGCAAAAATTCCCCAATCCAAAAGAAATGTTTGCTAATTTAAGAGCAAAGGGGATTAAATGCAGTACGAATATCACACCTATCATTAGCAACAAAGCCCCGGATTACCAAACCTATAAAGAGGGATTGGAAAGCAATTATTTTGTTGTCGATAAGCGTCATAATGCCGAACAAACTGCGTCATGGTGGTATCAAGATTACACCGGCGGTCGCGAATATTTTAACCAACCCAACCGTCCGAACTACAACGACGGTAAACCTTATACCGGGGAAGTATTCTATGGCAATCCTCAAGGTTCCGATCTCGGTACACCAGGCCATTATCCTGATTTCGGACGCTCAGAGGTACGTCAATGGTGGGGCAAACAATATAAATATCTCTTTGAGATGGGTCTAGAATTTGTCTGGCAGGATATGACGACACCAGCGATTCGTTCCACACGAGGAGATATGCGGAGTTTTCCTTTCCGACTACTAGTAACTGATGACTTTATCTCCGACGAACCTCCCAAAGAGACACCATTTATTAAGATGTGGAATTTGTATTCCTACAACCTCCACAAAGCTACATATCACGGTCTAAACCACCTAGCTAATGATTTCCCAGAGACACTTGGGGATCGAGCAAATAAACGTAACTTTATTGTCGGACGTGGTAGTTTCACAGGGATGCACCGTTTTGCGGCACTCTGGACGGGCGACAACAGTTCGAGTTGGGACTTCCTGAAGATGAATGTATCGCAAGTGATCTCTTTGGGGATGTGTGGTATGTCTATTTGCGGTCAGGACATTGGGGGGTTTGAAGCTGAGGATGACTCCCAACATTGGGCAGGGCCAGAACTGATTATGCGCTGGACGGCGGTAGGTGCTTTCCTCCCCTGGTTCCGCAACCACTACATGCGGAAAGGACGGAAAGAATTCCAAGAACCATTTATGTATATGGAGTGGTTTAACGGCAATCCACCAGAACCACAAGCTCAATACCGGATGGTACTTCCAGTTTGCAAATACTACATCGAATTGCGATATCGTCTGCTTCAGTTGTTCTACGATGCGATGTTTGAAAATTGCATCAATGGGAAACCTATCTGTCGCCCGATGTTCCTCAACGACCCAAGTGATAAGTCACTCTACAATGACAAAATTTCCTTTTTAGATGATCAGTTCTTTGTGGGTCGAGATTTGCTGGTAGCTCCTATCCTTGATGAGGAGAACCAGTGCCGTGGTAAACGGGATATTTACCTTCCCGCAGGTAGTGATTGGTATTGCTTTAAAAATAACCGACAACCACTGGATGGTGCAGTGGAAGGTGGTACTACGATTCGTGATTTCGATGCTCGTCTGAGTGCTGATCCCAACCACGTTAACTTTATTGTGCCGATCTATGTGCGTGCAGGAGCAATTATTCCTACCATTGAGGTCGAACAGTATGTGGGACAACGCAAGGCCGAAGGATTGCCTAACCCCATTACCATTAACATCTATCCCGGCGAGTCCACAAATGTTGCCGACGACGAGGTGGGTAAAAAACTCTCTGTCCAAGCAAGTTACAAGATGTACTTAGATGATGGGGTTAGTCGTTCTTCCGCACCATCAAGAGAAGAATTGCCCGGAAGTGACGAGATGGGTAAGGGAGAATATCGCGAAGTAAAGATCCACCATAGTGGCTACCCCAACCCCAATTTCGATTGGAAAACACGCATAATTAACATCAATCGCGGGCATGACAATTACTCACCGTCCGATAAGGAAGAAGAGAAATATTTCTTCGTTGCCGTATTGCACGATCCCTCTGAACTGCCCAAGCGCGACCCCATATCCAATCAACGGAGTTCATCTCCCTTAAAAAGCGTCAGCATAGACGAACAAGAAATTTTCTTAATTACAGGTGACAATCCTGAAAAACGGGCTGAGCAACTTAGCAAGTCTAAAAAGAATGCTTGGTATTACAACGAGGACATTGATATTAGTTTCATCAAGGTGTTCGATGACAGTGAAGCGATCAGGATAAGGGCAGAATATTTCTAACCGCTTGGCCATCGTAATTTGGCGTTGCTAAACCAAAGTGTGAATTTAGATGTAGAGCTTCCAGCCGGAAAATCTCTAAAAAAGTTTTGAGATAAAAACCTTTTTCATACATAAAATCAGCAACGCCCATACTTTCGAGTTTGATTTCCTTGTCTTAAAAAAATGCTAAGAATTTCAAAAGGAAACAATGATGAACGCTACAGAGATAGCAGCTATCACCACTAACCCAAGTGGCAAAGCTGTCGCTAAATTTTTATCTTTTCTTGAGATAAAAGAGGTGGATAAATTATTGGCAACATGGGCGGAAGATGCTGTTTTTAAATGGCCTTTCTCACATAAAGGAATTCCCGGTTTAAAGTATTCTAAGTTTAAAGGTCGGCAGCGAATCTATGAACTTTTCAAAAAGGTAGCAATTGATAGCCTGTTTCTAAAGAAATGTAAAAGTGAGCAACCAAAGCCAAACTTTTGAGTCAAGCTGAAGTCAGCGTTTAGCCTCACAAAGATGTCTCGTAAAACCTATCCGGGCAACTTAACTGACATTGATTGGAAGTTTATCGAACCCTTGCTGCCAGAGAAACCGGTCATTGGTCATCCTAGACAAGTCGATTTAAGAGAAATTCTTAACGCCATTTTTTATCTTCAGCGAGAAGGCATTCCTTGGCGAGGATTGCCGGGTGATTTCCCGCCTTGGCAAACGGTCTATAACTACTTACGCTATTGGCAAAGACTCGGTGTTTGGCAACAAATTCATGACCAATTGAGAACACAAGTTCGGCAAGCTGTCGGGAAAACAGCGCCAGCCAGTGCCTCTGTTCTCGATTCCCAATCCGTCAAAACGCCGGAAAAAAGGGGGAACTCTGCGGTTATGTTCGCCTTTGGCGAGGCGAAGCCTTAGCAGCTAAAAAGGTCAAAGGACGCAAGCGGGTTGCCCTTGTCGATAGACTCGCACTCTTAATCGGGGTCGTTGTCTTGGAAGCGGGTTGTGCTGAGCGATTAGCAGGAGCAAGCGTTGTTCTCGAAGCCTGTG of the Microcoleus sp. FACHB-68 genome contains:
- a CDS encoding TIM-barrel domain-containing protein, giving the protein MSDSISISNSHSYRFVKVEEYFADYKKWHKLEKAVSASFDQENKTLIIEFDNIDGEAGKRCSMLLQFLQKDIFRVRFNPLKTADDYTSKNTRSVVQDTFEDLRTILESQEPFFIEKNELEYEDRIELVTKSEDENYKENGIIWLEMKVVITYNPFKIQVFNYTNKYNPGKQEAFKVWETAEPGIYYTLNGNEKEDYAIIQAIKKPATAKYIGFGEQGGKSLCKNTAQVNYFNFDNMRYRQVYNVGPLDGREPLYHSDPFFLEFNGVPEEDSVYGIYIDNPAQVLVDIGYANSSRYMVGTRFGDLDYYCFLGYTAADIVSGFTSLVGRSRLKPRYALGYHQGCYGYEDRKALEWVVQKYWDYGIPLDGLHVDVDVQNNYQTFTIDTQKFPNPKEMFANLRAKGIKCSTNITPIISNKAPDYQTYKEGLESNYFVVDKRHNAEQTASWWYQDYTGGREYFNQPNRPNYNDGKPYTGEVFYGNPQGSDLGTPGHYPDFGRSEVRQWWGKQYKYLFEMGLEFVWQDMTTPAIRSTRGDMRSFPFRLLVTDDFISDEPPKETPFIKMWNLYSYNLHKATYHGLNHLANDFPETLGDRANKRNFIVGRGSFTGMHRFAALWTGDNSSSWDFLKMNVSQVISLGMCGMSICGQDIGGFEAEDDSQHWAGPELIMRWTAVGAFLPWFRNHYMRKGRKEFQEPFMYMEWFNGNPPEPQAQYRMVLPVCKYYIELRYRLLQLFYDAMFENCINGKPICRPMFLNDPSDKSLYNDKISFLDDQFFVGRDLLVAPILDEENQCRGKRDIYLPAGSDWYCFKNNRQPLDGAVEGGTTIRDFDARLSADPNHVNFIVPIYVRAGAIIPTIEVEQYVGQRKAEGLPNPITINIYPGESTNVADDEVGKKLSVQASYKMYLDDGVSRSSAPSREELPGSDEMGKGEYREVKIHHSGYPNPNFDWKTRIININRGHDNYSPSDKEEEKYFFVAVLHDPSELPKRDPISNQRSSSPLKSVSIDEQEIFLITGDNPEKRAEQLSKSKKNAWYYNEDIDISFIKVFDDSEAIRIRAEYF